In Halorussus limi, a genomic segment contains:
- the dapB gene encoding 4-hydroxy-tetrahydrodipicolinate reductase yields MSVGDDGESTNVSVAVTGATGEMGRAVLDAAGAREDVSVAFAVNRDAPRDPAESVAGVRVEPAREFDRLLADRSPDVVVDFTGPASSQNYVAVAAEAGVASVVGTTGFDDEGEAALRELAEYAPVLKASNFGRGVQALVSAVESAVADLPGYDVEVTETHHNRKRDAPSGTAKTILEAIEGARDGGTADGQRVHGREGEAPREAGEIGVHARRAGTITGEHEVLLAGNHEEVRLTHRAEDRGVFAEGALDAAVWLAGREPGWYDFADVVDGAESNDAEATNDTGGDDR; encoded by the coding sequence ATGAGCGTAGGGGACGACGGAGAATCGACGAACGTCTCGGTCGCGGTCACGGGCGCGACCGGCGAGATGGGCCGGGCGGTCCTCGACGCGGCAGGGGCCCGCGAAGACGTGTCGGTCGCGTTCGCGGTCAACCGCGACGCGCCCCGAGACCCCGCCGAGTCGGTCGCCGGCGTCCGCGTCGAACCGGCCCGCGAGTTCGACCGCCTGCTGGCCGACCGGAGTCCCGACGTCGTCGTGGACTTCACCGGCCCTGCGAGCAGTCAGAACTACGTCGCGGTCGCCGCCGAGGCCGGAGTCGCCAGCGTCGTCGGCACGACCGGGTTCGACGACGAGGGCGAGGCGGCGCTCCGGGAACTCGCCGAGTACGCGCCCGTGCTGAAGGCCTCGAACTTCGGCCGGGGCGTGCAGGCGCTGGTCTCGGCGGTCGAGTCGGCGGTCGCCGACCTGCCGGGCTACGACGTGGAGGTCACCGAGACCCACCACAACCGGAAGCGAGACGCGCCGAGCGGCACCGCCAAGACGATTCTGGAGGCCATCGAAGGCGCTCGCGACGGTGGGACGGCGGACGGCCAGCGCGTCCACGGCCGCGAGGGCGAGGCGCCCCGAGAGGCGGGCGAAATCGGCGTCCACGCGCGCCGGGCCGGCACCATCACGGGCGAACACGAGGTCTTGCTCGCCGGGAATCACGAGGAGGTTCGGCTCACCCACCGCGCCGAGGACCGCGGCGTCTTCGCCGAGGGCGCGCTCGACGCGGCGGTCTGGTTGGCGGGGCGGGAGCCGGGCTGGTACGACTTCGCCGACGTAGTAGACGGAGCAGAGTCGAACGACGCGGAAGCGACCAACGACACCGGAGGCGACGACCGATGA
- the dapA gene encoding 4-hydroxy-tetrahydrodipicolinate synthase: MTRTDEPFSGVYPAMTTPFDTDDSIDFEQLRADARRLADAGVDGLLAVGSTGESATLSHDEHVEVVDAVTDAVDVPVIAGSGSNNTREALELSRRSADAGADALLLISPYYNKPEPEGMERHYRTIADEVDVPQIVYNVPSRTGRNVAVETAVSLAEHENIQGYKAASGDLNRIGEVIERTRDEEFSVLSGDDFLTLPMLSLGATGTISVSANVEPERTAALVEAARSGDFAAARAVHEELAPLVRALFSETNPIPVKEAMEIRGYGPAHLRSPLSRLSERHRAELAGILEELEGEPTGVHQ, translated from the coding sequence ATGACACGCACCGACGAACCCTTCAGCGGGGTCTACCCGGCGATGACGACCCCCTTCGACACGGACGACAGCATCGACTTCGAACAACTCCGAGCGGACGCCCGGCGACTCGCGGACGCGGGCGTGGACGGACTCCTCGCGGTCGGGTCGACCGGCGAGAGCGCGACCCTGAGCCACGACGAACACGTCGAAGTCGTGGACGCCGTCACCGACGCCGTGGACGTGCCCGTTATCGCGGGGTCGGGAAGCAACAACACCCGCGAAGCCCTCGAACTCTCCCGGCGCTCGGCCGACGCCGGGGCCGACGCCCTGCTCCTCATCTCGCCGTACTACAACAAGCCCGAACCCGAAGGGATGGAGCGCCACTACCGGACCATCGCCGACGAGGTGGACGTTCCCCAAATCGTCTACAACGTCCCCTCCCGCACGGGCCGCAACGTTGCGGTCGAGACCGCGGTCTCGCTCGCCGAACACGAAAACATCCAGGGTTACAAGGCCGCCAGCGGCGACCTGAACCGAATCGGCGAGGTAATCGAGCGGACCCGCGACGAGGAGTTCTCGGTCCTCTCGGGCGACGACTTCCTCACGCTCCCGATGCTGTCGCTCGGCGCGACCGGCACCATCAGCGTCTCGGCGAACGTCGAACCCGAGCGCACCGCGGCGCTGGTCGAGGCCGCACGGTCGGGCGACTTCGCCGCGGCCCGCGCGGTTCACGAGGAACTCGCGCCGCTGGTCCGGGCGCTGTTCTCTGAGACCAATCCCATCCCGGTCAAGGAGGCGATGGAGATTCGTGGCTACGGTCCGGCCCACCTCCGCTCGCCGCTGAGTCGCCTCTCCGAGCGACACCGCGCAGAACTTGCGGGTATCCTCGAAGAGTTAGAGGGGGAACCCACTGGAGTACACCAATGA
- a CDS encoding metallophosphoesterase family protein yields the protein MLVLGDAHADDPDNRRALFAAYRESDADVALQLGDLLYYDLPIPTYFIAGNNEDFDVIDALRHGRVESSDVTNAFLIADEAVEVDGLRVAGLSGNYAPTQYERPRPNLQGERRRHFVREDVEAVKQLDDVDVLLTHEAPHGLPVSESYEVGCEYIDELIEAVEPRLCLVGHHHQHAETTYGDTRVVGIASVGKRYYELDPATLELTSYPTPPS from the coding sequence ATGCTCGTTCTCGGAGACGCCCACGCCGACGACCCCGACAATCGGCGCGCGCTGTTCGCCGCCTACCGGGAGTCCGACGCGGACGTGGCGCTGCAGTTGGGTGACTTACTCTACTACGACCTGCCGATTCCGACCTACTTCATCGCCGGTAACAACGAGGACTTCGACGTCATCGACGCGCTCCGACACGGCCGCGTCGAGAGTTCCGACGTGACCAACGCCTTCCTGATAGCGGACGAAGCGGTCGAAGTAGACGGCCTGCGCGTCGCGGGCCTGTCGGGCAACTACGCACCGACCCAGTACGAACGGCCGCGGCCGAACCTGCAGGGCGAACGCCGCCGCCACTTCGTCCGCGAGGACGTGGAGGCGGTCAAACAACTCGACGACGTGGACGTTTTGTTGACCCACGAAGCGCCCCACGGCTTGCCGGTCTCGGAGTCCTACGAGGTCGGGTGCGAGTACATCGACGAACTGATAGAGGCGGTCGAACCCCGCCTCTGTCTGGTGGGCCACCACCACCAGCACGCCGAGACGACCTACGGCGACACCCGGGTCGTGGGCATCGCGTCGGTCGGCAAGCGGTACTACGAACTCGACCCCGCGACGCTCGAACTGACCTCCTACCCGACGCCGCCGTCGTAG
- a CDS encoding metallophosphoesterase family protein, translating to MLVLGDAHADDPDDRRALFAAYRESDAEVALQTGDLLHYDLPIPTYFVAGNNEDFDVIDALRRGENPEGARVRNAHLLASTVAEVRGLRVAGLSGNYAPTKYDETRADLAGERRRHFVREDVERLKAVEDVDVLLTHEAPHGLIYYGYDAGCERIDELLDALEPDLCLVGHHERHAEATYGDTRVVSLAPAWERYYYLDPETLDLSDRATPTE from the coding sequence ATGCTCGTCCTCGGAGACGCCCACGCCGACGACCCCGACGACCGGCGCGCGCTGTTCGCGGCCTACCGCGAGAGCGACGCCGAGGTCGCACTCCAGACCGGCGACCTGCTCCACTACGACCTGCCGATTCCGACCTACTTCGTCGCGGGCAACAACGAGGACTTCGACGTCATCGACGCGCTTCGGCGCGGCGAGAACCCCGAGGGCGCGAGGGTCCGAAACGCGCACCTGCTCGCGAGCACCGTCGCAGAGGTCCGGGGCCTCCGGGTCGCGGGCCTGTCGGGCAACTACGCACCGACGAAGTACGACGAAACCCGGGCCGACCTCGCGGGCGAGCGCAGGCGACACTTCGTCCGCGAGGACGTCGAGCGCCTGAAGGCGGTCGAGGACGTGGACGTGCTTCTCACGCACGAGGCCCCGCACGGCCTGATATACTACGGCTACGACGCCGGGTGCGAGCGAATCGACGAACTCCTCGACGCGCTGGAACCGGACCTCTGTCTGGTCGGCCACCACGAGCGCCACGCCGAAGCGACCTACGGCGACACTCGGGTCGTGAGTCTCGCGCCCGCGTGGGAGCGATACTACTACCTCGACCCCGAGACCCTCGACCTCTCCGACCGCGCGACGCCGACGGAGTGA
- a CDS encoding LabA-like NYN domain-containing protein produces the protein MTEIHPHQRVAVLADAQNLYHTAQSVYSRNIDYSALLEKSVQDRELTRAIAYVIQADSPDEERFFEALADIGFETKIKELKTFGDGSKKADWDVGMSLDAVTLANHVDTVILCTGDGDFSRLCSHLRHEGVRTEVTSFAESTSEELIEAADAFVDMSERPDTFLL, from the coding sequence ATGACCGAAATTCACCCGCATCAGCGGGTCGCCGTCCTCGCTGACGCCCAAAACCTCTATCACACCGCCCAGAGCGTCTATAGCCGAAACATCGACTACTCTGCGCTCCTCGAAAAGTCGGTGCAGGACCGGGAGTTGACGCGGGCTATCGCGTACGTGATTCAGGCCGACAGTCCGGACGAGGAGCGGTTCTTCGAGGCGCTGGCCGACATCGGCTTCGAGACGAAAATCAAGGAACTCAAGACGTTCGGCGACGGGTCGAAGAAGGCCGACTGGGACGTGGGCATGAGTCTGGACGCGGTGACGCTGGCCAACCACGTCGATACGGTCATCCTCTGTACCGGCGACGGCGACTTCTCGCGACTCTGCTCGCATCTCCGCCACGAGGGCGTGCGGACCGAGGTGACTAGCTTCGCGGAATCGACCTCCGAGGAACTCATCGAGGCCGCCGACGCGTTCGTGGATATGTCCGAGCGTCCGGACACCTTCCTACTCTGA
- a CDS encoding PUA domain-containing protein codes for MSSSQTDDLPRLRTTADYQFGAGVGATLFPEGDDLEVKRSSSGRPQQVIADAGRLVTYGTDGRFTLGLEGGRRVAAALEPPAGRVVVGDESEPFVRDGKNVFAKFVAAVGPEVRPGDEVAIVHEDGSLLGVGRAELSADAMGDFDTGMAVMVREGADE; via the coding sequence ATGAGTTCGAGTCAGACCGACGACCTCCCGCGACTCCGGACGACCGCCGACTACCAGTTCGGGGCGGGCGTCGGCGCGACGCTGTTCCCGGAAGGCGACGACCTCGAAGTCAAGCGGTCGTCGTCGGGGCGGCCACAGCAGGTCATCGCCGACGCCGGGCGACTCGTGACCTACGGCACCGACGGCCGGTTCACCCTCGGACTGGAAGGCGGTCGCCGAGTCGCGGCCGCCCTCGAACCTCCGGCGGGCCGAGTCGTCGTCGGCGACGAGAGCGAACCGTTCGTCCGCGACGGCAAGAACGTCTTCGCGAAGTTCGTCGCCGCGGTCGGTCCCGAGGTCCGACCCGGCGACGAGGTGGCAATCGTCCACGAGGACGGCTCTCTTCTCGGCGTGGGCCGGGCCGAACTCTCGGCCGACGCGATGGGCGACTTCGACACCGGGATGGCCGTGATGGTCCGCGAGGGCGCCGACGAGTAG
- a CDS encoding nascent polypeptide-associated complex protein: protein MFGGGGGGLDPRKMQQMMKQMGIDVDELDAEEVVITKSDGEQLVFDNPDITVMDARGQETYQVVGEPETRAASEASAVESGDADGDDAGSEIPDGDVELVAQRTGATEDDAREALEATDGDLAAAVERLE, encoded by the coding sequence ATGTTCGGAGGAGGCGGCGGGGGTCTCGACCCTCGTAAGATGCAACAGATGATGAAGCAGATGGGTATCGACGTCGACGAACTCGACGCCGAGGAAGTCGTCATCACGAAGAGCGACGGCGAGCAACTCGTGTTCGACAACCCCGACATCACCGTGATGGACGCTCGCGGCCAAGAGACGTATCAGGTCGTCGGCGAACCCGAGACCCGCGCGGCGAGCGAGGCCAGCGCGGTCGAGTCCGGCGACGCGGACGGCGACGACGCCGGGAGCGAAATTCCCGACGGCGACGTCGAACTCGTCGCCCAGCGGACCGGCGCGACCGAGGACGACGCGCGCGAGGCGCTCGAAGCCACCGACGGCGACCTCGCGGCCGCGGTCGAGCGGTTAGAGTGA
- a CDS encoding tRNA (adenine-N1)-methyltransferase, whose translation MTVLLVHGDREYLREPGEELQTDLGVLDVPEDVEPGQTLETHLGEPFEVRRLRGPDLFNHFERTGAPMMPRDVGLIVGHTGVAAGDRVLDAGTGTGVLSAYLGRAGADVTTYERDPEFAEVARENMELADVSDRVDVRAGDLTEALADDSADLGEFDVLTLDTEDAPDVVARAPDLLARGGYVAVYSPFVEQTRETVESAREAGLADVETFETIQRRMDFDDRGSRPSTAGVGHTGYLTFARRP comes from the coding sequence GTGACGGTCCTGCTGGTTCACGGCGACCGAGAGTACCTCCGGGAACCCGGCGAGGAACTCCAGACCGACCTCGGAGTCCTCGACGTGCCCGAGGACGTCGAACCCGGCCAGACGCTGGAGACCCATCTGGGCGAACCGTTCGAGGTCCGGCGACTCCGCGGTCCCGACCTGTTCAACCACTTCGAGCGCACCGGCGCGCCGATGATGCCCCGCGACGTGGGTCTCATCGTCGGTCACACCGGCGTCGCGGCGGGCGACCGCGTGCTGGACGCCGGGACCGGAACCGGCGTTCTCTCGGCCTACCTCGGTCGGGCGGGCGCGGACGTGACCACCTACGAGCGCGACCCCGAGTTCGCCGAGGTGGCCCGCGAGAACATGGAACTCGCCGACGTGTCCGACCGAGTCGACGTGCGCGCCGGCGACCTGACCGAGGCGTTGGCCGACGACTCCGCCGACCTCGGCGAGTTCGACGTGCTGACCCTCGACACGGAGGACGCGCCCGACGTCGTCGCACGCGCGCCCGACCTGCTGGCCCGCGGCGGCTACGTCGCGGTCTACTCCCCGTTCGTGGAGCAGACCCGCGAGACCGTCGAGTCGGCCCGCGAGGCCGGTCTCGCGGACGTGGAGACCTTCGAGACCATCCAGCGCCGGATGGACTTCGACGACCGGGGGTCGCGGCCCTCGACCGCGGGTGTCGGTCACACGGGCTATCTCACCTTCGCGCGCCGACCGTAA
- a CDS encoding formyltransferase family protein — MSETLSVALLVRGPDVPAWQASAVESMLARTDAEVTTVVRCTESTGGKRGGLDHYLDRVREYPLWTPVGAAVQLGDPPAYQRPRAVGSIEGLGDPETLAVDPDPAPDFGNVLPDRAVEVVGETDVAIRFGFGILKGDVLDAPEYGVLSFHHGDLREYRGMPCGFWEFLNGEETAGVTLQRLTETLDGGSIVAYEPVDIADARTWSEVRERLFAVSDDVLVKGVRNVASGVDPESPDELGDLYSLPEGGDVLKYVLKEGKGRVRQVVG, encoded by the coding sequence ATGTCCGAGACACTGTCAGTCGCGCTTCTCGTTCGCGGGCCCGACGTTCCGGCGTGGCAGGCCAGCGCGGTCGAGTCGATGCTCGCGCGGACCGACGCCGAGGTGACGACGGTCGTCCGGTGTACCGAATCGACCGGCGGAAAACGGGGCGGTCTCGACCACTACCTCGACCGGGTCCGGGAGTATCCGCTCTGGACGCCGGTCGGCGCGGCGGTCCAACTCGGCGACCCGCCGGCCTATCAGCGACCGCGAGCGGTCGGGAGTATCGAGGGACTCGGCGACCCGGAGACGCTGGCGGTCGACCCCGACCCCGCCCCGGACTTCGGCAACGTCCTGCCCGACCGCGCGGTCGAGGTCGTCGGCGAGACCGACGTGGCGATTCGCTTCGGGTTCGGCATCCTGAAGGGCGACGTGCTGGACGCGCCGGAGTACGGCGTCCTGAGCTTCCACCACGGCGACCTCCGGGAGTACCGCGGGATGCCCTGCGGGTTCTGGGAGTTTCTCAACGGCGAGGAGACCGCGGGCGTGACCCTCCAGCGACTCACCGAGACGCTCGACGGCGGGTCGATAGTGGCCTACGAACCGGTCGACATCGCCGACGCCCGGACGTGGTCGGAGGTCCGCGAGCGCCTGTTCGCGGTCTCCGACGACGTGCTGGTGAAGGGCGTCCGGAACGTCGCGTCGGGCGTCGACCCCGAGTCGCCCGACGAACTCGGGGACCTCTACTCGCTCCCGGAGGGCGGCGACGTGCTGAAGTACGTCCTCAAGGAGGGGAAGGGCCGAGTCCGGCAGGTCGTCGGGTAG
- a CDS encoding transcription factor S, with product MEFCDECGSMMKAEDELWVCDSCGNKTPKDPEANYVVTEDQEASEVIETSKGDEQSALPTTEAHCPECGNDRARWYMQQIRAADESETRFFICTECEHKWREDDN from the coding sequence ATGGAGTTCTGTGACGAGTGCGGTTCGATGATGAAGGCGGAGGACGAGCTTTGGGTCTGCGATAGCTGCGGCAACAAGACGCCGAAGGACCCCGAGGCCAACTACGTCGTGACCGAAGACCAAGAGGCCAGCGAGGTCATCGAGACCAGCAAGGGCGACGAGCAGAGCGCGCTCCCCACGACCGAGGCCCACTGCCCGGAGTGTGGCAACGACCGCGCGCGCTGGTACATGCAACAGATTCGGGCGGCCGACGAGAGCGAGACGCGGTTCTTCATCTGCACCGAGTGCGAACACAAGTGGCGGGAAGACGACAACTAA
- a CDS encoding DUF5789 family protein: MAREVKLSHVESMLGELSYPIARETAASEFEDVTLLLADGERNLGELIADVPAEEFESNEELQSEINNVLPREAVGEPYQSEGEG, encoded by the coding sequence ATGGCACGGGAGGTCAAACTCAGCCACGTCGAATCGATGCTCGGCGAACTCTCGTATCCGATCGCGAGAGAGACGGCCGCGAGCGAGTTCGAGGACGTGACGCTGTTGCTCGCCGACGGGGAGCGCAACTTGGGGGAACTGATAGCCGACGTTCCGGCCGAGGAGTTCGAGTCGAACGAGGAACTCCAGTCCGAAATCAACAACGTCCTGCCGCGCGAGGCGGTGGGCGAACCCTACCAGTCGGAGGGCGAGGGGTGA
- a CDS encoding NAD(P)/FAD-dependent oxidoreductase — protein sequence MTEVVVAGGGPAGLVAARRLADAGADVRLYERHHDLGGRVRTLRRDGFVFDRGFQVLFTAYPALRRELDLDDLDLRYFKPGAVVARPGERSTLSDPFRDVDAALETALNRDVTFRDKLKVLGLRRELADESDRELFRGRDATTREYLRDRGFSEKFVENFAAPFYGGITLDRSLGTSKKVFEFTFKMLTVGRIAVPARGMAAVSERLAASAREAGVDVVTDETVTDLDPNGRDPTLELGRDSTAADAVVVATDPKQARELTGVESIPTDAKGCVTQYYAFDGEELDAGQRLLLNAESDAPNHVAQLSSVAPEYAPEDRNLLSATFLGVPDDPEEDLAAATARTLDSWYPERRLDLETLHTSRVEFAQFAQPPGVHGRLPDVDAPDGPVYLAGEFTEASSLNAAMTSGRKAAKTVAEDLDLE from the coding sequence ATGACCGAAGTCGTCGTCGCTGGCGGTGGACCGGCCGGACTGGTCGCGGCGCGTCGTCTCGCCGACGCGGGCGCGGACGTGCGACTCTACGAGCGCCACCACGACCTCGGCGGGCGGGTGCGAACGCTCCGCCGCGACGGGTTCGTCTTCGACCGCGGGTTTCAGGTGCTTTTCACCGCGTACCCGGCGCTCCGGCGCGAGTTGGACCTCGACGACCTCGACCTGCGGTACTTCAAACCCGGCGCGGTGGTCGCCCGCCCGGGCGAGCGCTCGACGCTCTCGGACCCCTTTCGGGACGTGGACGCCGCGCTGGAGACGGCGCTCAACCGCGACGTGACGTTCCGGGACAAACTCAAGGTCCTCGGACTCCGCCGGGAACTCGCCGACGAGTCCGACCGCGAACTGTTTCGCGGCCGCGACGCGACCACCCGCGAGTACCTCCGCGACCGGGGGTTCTCCGAGAAGTTCGTCGAGAACTTCGCCGCGCCGTTCTACGGCGGTATCACGTTAGACCGGAGTCTTGGCACCTCGAAGAAGGTCTTCGAGTTCACGTTCAAGATGCTGACGGTCGGCCGCATCGCGGTCCCGGCCCGCGGGATGGCGGCGGTGAGCGAGCGACTGGCGGCGTCCGCCCGCGAGGCCGGGGTCGACGTCGTGACCGACGAGACCGTGACCGATTTGGACCCTAACGGCCGCGACCCGACGCTCGAACTCGGCCGGGACTCGACCGCCGCCGACGCCGTCGTCGTCGCCACCGACCCGAAGCAGGCCCGCGAGTTGACCGGCGTCGAGTCGATTCCGACCGACGCGAAGGGCTGTGTCACCCAGTACTACGCCTTCGACGGCGAGGAACTCGACGCCGGCCAGCGCCTCCTGCTCAACGCCGAGTCGGACGCACCGAACCACGTCGCCCAGCTCTCGTCGGTCGCGCCGGAGTACGCGCCCGAGGACCGCAACCTCCTGAGCGCGACGTTCCTCGGGGTCCCCGACGACCCCGAGGAGGACCTCGCGGCGGCGACGGCCCGGACGCTCGATTCGTGGTACCCCGAGCGCCGCCTCGACCTCGAAACCCTCCACACGAGTCGGGTCGAGTTCGCCCAGTTCGCCCAACCGCCGGGGGTTCACGGCCGCCTGCCCGACGTGGACGCTCCCGACGGCCCGGTCTACCTCGCGGGCGAGTTCACCGAGGCGTCGTCGCTGAACGCCGCGATGACGAGCGGTCGGAAGGCCGCGAAGACGGTGGCCGAGGACCTCGACTTGGAGTAG
- a CDS encoding metallophosphoesterase: MDAQFRDRAVYLPAEDALVVADLHVGRDAASAVELPLGERTDLTDRLADLLAAFDPATVVVAGDLLHAFDRVPAGVAETVAALRETVADAGADLVVVRGNHDAMLDAVSDELAADSGRVSTPDEFRVGDTLVVHGHAAPEASADRYVVGHDHPAIEIEGSRHPCLLYGPGTYRGGDVLMVPAFNRLAPGTTVNGMRARDFQSPVVRDADALRPVVWDADRGETLSFPPLGEFRRML; the protein is encoded by the coding sequence ATGGACGCGCAGTTCCGCGACCGAGCGGTCTACCTCCCCGCCGAAGACGCGCTGGTCGTCGCCGACCTCCACGTCGGCCGCGACGCCGCCTCGGCGGTCGAACTCCCGCTGGGCGAGCGCACCGACCTGACCGACCGACTCGCCGACCTGCTGGCCGCGTTCGACCCCGCGACGGTCGTGGTCGCGGGCGACCTGCTCCACGCCTTCGACCGCGTGCCCGCTGGCGTCGCCGAGACGGTGGCCGCGCTCCGCGAAACCGTCGCGGACGCTGGCGCCGACCTCGTGGTCGTCCGTGGGAACCACGACGCGATGCTCGACGCGGTGAGCGACGAGTTGGCGGCGGACTCGGGGCGCGTCTCGACCCCCGACGAGTTCCGCGTCGGCGACACGCTGGTCGTCCACGGCCACGCCGCGCCCGAGGCGTCGGCCGACCGCTACGTCGTCGGCCACGACCACCCGGCCATCGAAATCGAGGGGTCGCGCCACCCCTGTCTGCTGTACGGGCCGGGTACGTACCGGGGCGGCGACGTGCTGATGGTGCCCGCGTTCAACCGCCTCGCGCCCGGTACGACCGTCAACGGGATGCGGGCGAGGGATTTCCAGTCGCCGGTCGTCCGGGACGCGGACGCGCTCCGCCCGGTCGTGTGGGACGCCGACCGCGGGGAGACGCTGTCGTTCCCGCCGCTGGGGGAGTTTCGGCGGATGCTTTGA
- a CDS encoding putative toxin-antitoxin system toxin component, PIN family, which translates to MSRPTVVFDTNVLVAELAFPDEPLACVALADAGEVEVAVSPALLAEFAAVLAYDHLPVSDLPPARRAERVERVLEFGRVVEPAVEIDAAADPDDDAVLECAVAAAADLVVSDDYHLRDRDGFAGVAVRTREAFLARYGESR; encoded by the coding sequence GTGAGTCGTCCGACCGTCGTCTTCGACACCAACGTCCTCGTCGCGGAACTCGCCTTCCCCGACGAACCGCTGGCCTGCGTCGCGCTGGCCGACGCGGGCGAGGTCGAAGTCGCTGTCTCGCCCGCGCTCCTCGCCGAGTTCGCGGCGGTCCTCGCCTACGACCACCTGCCGGTCTCGGACCTCCCGCCGGCGCGTCGGGCCGAGAGGGTGGAGCGCGTCCTCGAGTTCGGCCGGGTGGTCGAACCCGCCGTCGAAATCGACGCCGCGGCGGACCCCGACGACGACGCGGTCCTCGAATGCGCGGTGGCGGCCGCGGCGGACCTCGTCGTCTCCGACGATTACCACCTCCGGGACCGCGACGGGTTCGCGGGCGTGGCCGTCCGGACGCGAGAGGCGTTCCTCGCCCGCTACGGAGAGTCCCGCTGA
- a CDS encoding DUF7839 domain-containing protein, which translates to MADVLENKRAATRFRILAEIAERQPAVSQGEIADAVGVTSQAVSEYIRALVEDELVEKEGRSRYTVTKEGVDWLLQEATDVRRYADHVTDDILGSVQEEAAIATDDVSEGEAVTLSLRGGLLHATPGEEGPATGVATTDAEAGADVGVTGFEGIIDFDPGEVTVFQVPPVRSGGASATDPGALADACESADLVAATGVEAVVALRRADCDPATTFAAGEVAAEAAGRGLDAVVVATADIVGRVTDALRDGNIAYEVSELGP; encoded by the coding sequence ATGGCCGACGTTTTGGAGAACAAGCGGGCCGCGACGCGATTCCGCATCCTCGCCGAAATCGCGGAGCGCCAACCCGCGGTGAGTCAGGGCGAAATCGCGGACGCGGTCGGGGTGACGAGTCAGGCCGTCAGCGAGTACATCCGGGCGCTCGTCGAGGACGAACTGGTCGAGAAGGAGGGTCGGTCGCGCTACACCGTGACCAAGGAGGGCGTCGACTGGCTGCTCCAGGAGGCGACCGACGTGCGCCGGTACGCCGACCACGTCACCGACGACATTCTGGGGAGCGTCCAAGAGGAGGCGGCCATCGCCACCGACGACGTTTCCGAGGGAGAGGCCGTCACGCTCTCGCTCCGCGGCGGACTCCTCCACGCGACCCCCGGCGAAGAGGGGCCGGCGACCGGCGTCGCCACCACCGACGCCGAGGCGGGCGCGGACGTGGGTGTGACCGGGTTCGAGGGCATCATCGACTTCGACCCCGGCGAAGTCACGGTGTTCCAAGTGCCGCCGGTCCGGTCGGGCGGCGCGTCGGCCACCGACCCCGGCGCTCTCGCCGACGCCTGCGAGTCGGCCGACCTCGTGGCCGCGACCGGCGTCGAGGCCGTGGTGGCGCTCCGGCGCGCCGACTGCGACCCCGCGACGACCTTCGCCGCGGGCGAGGTGGCCGCCGAGGCCGCGGGACGGGGTCTCGACGCCGTCGTGGTCGCCACCGCCGACATCGTGGGTCGAGTCACCGACGCTCTCCGCGACGGAAACATCGCCTACGAGGTCTCGGAACTCGGCCCGTAG
- a CDS encoding J domain-containing protein, giving the protein MVVGLWLSVGIGVVIGAIFVAGARLYPTRSSNATYTTGEGRRRIEIRQYLSTIGEAFAEDHFVEGQHVAFYLPERDVAITFDARAYFRIERSPTYAVLVEHEMPGMHLGDRLPFETPDIADEEDDGHIDPTGAAFAVLGVPRGASLSEVKRAYRQKVKEVHPDHGGDREEFQQVREAYTAAKNRVS; this is encoded by the coding sequence ATGGTTGTCGGCCTCTGGCTGTCGGTCGGAATCGGGGTCGTCATCGGTGCCATCTTCGTCGCCGGAGCGCGACTCTACCCGACCAGGTCCTCGAACGCGACCTACACCACGGGCGAGGGCCGACGCCGCATCGAAATCCGCCAGTACCTCTCGACAATCGGCGAGGCGTTCGCCGAAGACCACTTCGTGGAAGGCCAGCACGTCGCCTTCTACCTGCCCGAGCGTGACGTGGCCATCACCTTCGACGCGCGGGCCTACTTCCGCATCGAGCGGTCGCCGACGTACGCGGTCCTCGTGGAACACGAGATGCCCGGCATGCATCTGGGCGACCGCCTGCCGTTCGAGACGCCCGACATCGCCGACGAGGAGGACGACGGACACATCGACCCAACCGGGGCGGCCTTCGCCGTTCTCGGCGTGCCCCGCGGGGCGTCGCTCTCGGAGGTCAAGCGCGCCTACCGTCAGAAGGTCAAGGAGGTCCACCCCGACCACGGCGGCGACCGCGAGGAGTTCCAGCAGGTCCGGGAGGCCTACACGGCGGCGAAGAATCGGGTGAGTTAG